One Acidimicrobiales bacterium genomic window carries:
- a CDS encoding Rne/Rng family ribonuclease: MHVQPNATQVAVLEGRSLIEHYLSRPQDDETLIDGNIYLGRVQNVLPGMEAAFVDIGTPKNAVLYRGDVRYDPEDVLEGGKRADARIEQLLRPGQHILCQVTKNPIGTKGARLTQEVSLPGRFVVLVPNSDTYGISRRLDDDERKRLRRILDEVRPAGHGLIVRTAAEGSSADELGRDVARLVAEWQGIEAQAKRVSVPSLLYREPDTAVRVIREEFNRQYRGVVIDDPDLYEEVRDYVASISPELTDRVELYDTEDEGLPLFERHHIHEQLHKALDRKVWLPSGGSIIIERTEALTVIDVNTGKNVGTSNLEETVYRNNLEAAEEIARQLRLRDIGGIIVIDFIDMEVRGNRAEVARVFKEALARDKTRTQVSDISDLGLVEMTRKRVSEGLVESFTQQCPTCNGRGIVFDESLM, translated from the coding sequence GTGCACGTGCAACCCAACGCCACCCAGGTGGCCGTGCTGGAGGGTCGCTCCCTCATCGAGCACTACCTGTCGCGTCCTCAGGACGACGAGACCCTTATCGACGGGAACATCTACCTCGGGCGCGTGCAGAACGTGCTGCCGGGGATGGAAGCGGCCTTCGTCGACATCGGGACGCCCAAGAACGCCGTGCTCTACCGGGGTGACGTCCGTTACGACCCCGAGGACGTGCTCGAAGGTGGCAAGCGGGCGGACGCCCGTATCGAGCAGCTGCTCCGTCCCGGCCAGCACATCCTCTGTCAGGTCACCAAGAACCCGATCGGGACCAAGGGAGCCCGCCTCACCCAGGAGGTGTCGCTGCCCGGACGCTTCGTCGTGCTCGTTCCCAACAGCGATACCTACGGCATCTCGAGGCGCCTCGACGACGACGAGCGGAAGCGCCTGCGGCGGATCCTCGACGAGGTGCGGCCGGCGGGCCACGGGCTGATTGTCCGCACCGCGGCCGAGGGGTCCTCGGCCGACGAGCTCGGTCGGGACGTGGCCCGGCTGGTGGCCGAGTGGCAGGGGATCGAGGCGCAGGCGAAGAGGGTGTCGGTTCCTTCGCTGCTGTACCGCGAGCCCGACACCGCCGTGCGCGTCATCCGCGAGGAGTTCAACCGCCAGTACCGGGGCGTGGTGATCGACGACCCCGACCTCTACGAAGAGGTCCGCGACTACGTGGCCAGCATCAGCCCGGAGCTGACCGACCGGGTCGAGCTCTACGACACCGAGGACGAGGGTCTGCCGCTCTTCGAGCGTCATCACATCCACGAGCAGCTCCACAAGGCCCTCGACCGCAAGGTGTGGCTCCCCTCGGGCGGCTCGATCATCATCGAGCGCACAGAAGCCCTCACCGTCATCGACGTCAACACCGGCAAGAACGTCGGCACCTCGAACCTGGAAGAAACTGTCTACCGCAACAACCTCGAGGCGGCCGAGGAGATCGCCCGACAGCTGCGGCTGCGGGACATCGGGGGGATCATCGTCATCGACTTCATCGACATGGAGGTCCGGGGGAACCGGGCCGAGGTGGCACGGGTGTTCAAGGAGGCTCTCGCCCGTGACAAGACCCGGACCCAGGTCTCGGACATCTCGGACCTCGGGCTGGTGGAGATGACGCGCAAGCGCGTCTCCGAGGGCCTGGTCGAGTCGTTCACCCAGCAGTGCCCCACGTGCAACGGGCGGGGGATCGTGTTCGACGAGTCGCTGATGTGA
- the rplU gene encoding 50S ribosomal protein L21, with protein sequence MYAVIATGGKQARVSEGERVLVERLGLDVGDEVSFTPVLVVDGETVLAGPDALAGASVSARVVGEEKGPKVSGFTYKPKTNNRR encoded by the coding sequence ATGTACGCGGTGATCGCCACGGGCGGCAAGCAGGCGCGCGTGAGCGAGGGCGAGCGGGTCCTGGTCGAGCGCCTGGGCCTGGACGTGGGGGACGAGGTCTCCTTCACGCCTGTCCTGGTGGTCGACGGCGAGACCGTGCTGGCCGGGCCGGACGCCCTGGCTGGCGCCTCGGTCTCGGCCCGGGTCGTCGGGGAGGAGAAGGGGCCCAAGGTCAGCGGGTTCACGTACAAGCCCAAGACGAACAACCGACG